The following are encoded together in the Saliniramus fredricksonii genome:
- a CDS encoding MFS transporter codes for MDRSKRMNGFLRFARDNAVWLLAGFLLTFASSFGQTFFIAVFAGEIREYFGLSHGGWGSLYAIATMASAATMVFAGTLSDRFRVRVLGAGVLIGLGMAALGMALATHVIVLVVAIYFLRLFGQGFMGHIAMVAMARWFVATRGRAVSIAGLGVATGEAFLPIIFVALLGLFNWRMLWVAAALILIAFAPLLYLLLGRERTPQSFSRDSGSQGFDGRMWTRGEVFRHRFFWLMVPALLGPSAWMTAFFFHQVHLAEAKDWAHLTLVALFPLFTGTSVLFLLLAGWFVDRFGCAALARLYLVPIALGYIAFALAPSPAAAGLAIILMGASTGMHTTLMATLWAEVYGTRHLGAIRAMIAAIMVLGTALGPAISGALIDLGLALPDQFFGIAAYFAAAAGLAIYATMALPRHRGNDAQPV; via the coding sequence ATGGACAGATCAAAGCGCATGAACGGCTTCCTTCGCTTCGCCAGAGACAATGCCGTCTGGCTCCTCGCCGGATTTCTGCTGACCTTCGCATCAAGCTTCGGCCAGACCTTCTTCATCGCGGTCTTCGCCGGTGAGATCCGGGAATATTTCGGCCTGTCGCATGGCGGCTGGGGCAGCCTTTATGCCATCGCGACAATGGCTTCGGCGGCGACCATGGTCTTTGCCGGCACGCTCTCGGACCGTTTTCGTGTCAGGGTTCTGGGCGCGGGCGTCCTCATCGGGCTGGGGATGGCGGCGCTCGGGATGGCGCTCGCCACACATGTCATCGTGCTCGTCGTGGCGATCTATTTCCTGCGCCTGTTCGGTCAGGGCTTCATGGGGCATATCGCCATGGTCGCGATGGCGCGCTGGTTCGTGGCGACGCGCGGGCGGGCGGTCTCGATCGCCGGGCTCGGGGTGGCGACGGGGGAGGCGTTCCTGCCGATCATCTTCGTGGCCCTGCTCGGCCTGTTCAACTGGCGCATGCTCTGGGTTGCCGCCGCGCTGATCCTGATCGCCTTCGCGCCGCTTCTCTACCTGCTGCTCGGGCGCGAGCGCACGCCGCAGTCGTTTTCCCGCGATAGCGGCTCGCAGGGCTTCGACGGGCGGATGTGGACGCGCGGCGAGGTCTTCCGGCACCGCTTCTTCTGGCTGATGGTGCCGGCGCTGCTCGGCCCCTCCGCCTGGATGACCGCCTTCTTCTTCCACCAGGTGCATCTCGCCGAGGCGAAGGACTGGGCGCATCTGACGCTGGTGGCGCTGTTCCCGCTCTTTACCGGGACGAGCGTGCTGTTTCTGCTGCTCGCCGGCTGGTTCGTCGACCGCTTCGGCTGCGCGGCGCTGGCGCGGCTCTACCTCGTTCCGATCGCGCTGGGATATATCGCCTTCGCGCTCGCGCCGAGCCCGGCGGCTGCCGGCTTGGCCATCATCCTGATGGGCGCCTCGACGGGCATGCACACGACGCTGATGGCGACGCTCTGGGCCGAGGTCTACGGCACCCGCCATCTCGGCGCGATCCGCGCCATGATCGCCGCGATCATGGTGCTCGGCACCGCGCTCGGCCCTGCGATCAGTGGCGCGCTCATTGATCTCGGCCTCGCGCTGCCGGACCAGTTCTTCGGCATCGCCGCCTATTTCGCCGCCGCCGCAGGTCTCGCGATCTACGCAACGATGGCCTTGCCGAGGCATCGCGGCAATGACGCGCAGCCCGTGTGA